GAGGACGACAAAGGTGCCGCCCAGAGAGGACTCGAGGGCGGCACCGTCTATTGTCCAGCCCCGGGCCGTGATCCTTACCCTTCGGTCCCTGTCGACGAAGCCCGCCGCGGCGAGGACGACGACGTCGGCCTCGCCCGGAGAGAGATCGAAGCCCGAGGCGGTCAGGGCCTCGAAAAGCTCCCCGCCCCCTCCGTAGTCGCCCGTGGCCAGGCGGCACGTCGACAGGAGGGTCAGCCCTCTTTCGTCGTGGAGAAAGTGGCCGAAACGACTCCCCGTTCCGCCGATGTCGGCGGCCAGGATGCGGCGCGCCCTCACTTGGCCTTCCTCTGGAAATGGCCGCCCTGGACCCCCTTGAGGTCGGAGACGAAGACGAAGGCGCTGCACCCCTTCGTCGCCGCCAGAACCCTGTGGCGGTCGTTGCGGTCGCAGACGACCTTGAGGACCAGGCGGGGGCCGTTGCGCCCTTCTCCGGTGATGACCGTCGTTCCGAAGCCGGCCTCGCGTAGGGTGTTGGCCATGCAGGCGCCTCCGGCCACGTCGTGGGCGATGATCTCGACGAGGACGTGGCCGGAGAGGAGTTTCTCCTCCAGCAGGGAGCCCATGAAGTTGCCCGTGGCGTAGCCTCCGGCGTAGGCGATGAAGTTGAGAGGGCTCGACAGGCCGGCCTTGAGGACGTACTGGAGGGAGAGGAGGTAGAGGGAAACTTCGAAAAAGCCCACGAAGGCGGCGATTCCCCGCCTCCCTTTGACCAGAAGCAGCATCCGCACCGTCGCCATGGAGACGTCGGCGACGCGGGCGAGGAAGATAAGGGCGGCGGCGAAGAGGATTTCCATCGTTGTGCCTCCTTTCCCATGCGTCCTGTGGGGATCTTCGGGAACGTTCCAAGGCCCGACGGCCGAGGAATCGGCCTTTTTACCTTGGTCTTTTCCCGCCTTTGGGGCTACACTCGGGCCGAAGGGGCCCTTTCAGGGGCATCCTATCAGAAGCGGGTCGAAGAGACGAGGCCCCCTTTCCCTTTCGCTCCTCTTCAGGGGGAGCGCTTTCGGGTTCACCTATCGGGAGGAAGAGCGATGAAAAAGACGACAGCCCTTGTGACTCTCCTTGTGCTTCTTCTGTCGGCGGCCGCGTCGGGAGCGGAGGAGATCCTTTCCCTCGACCGCTCCCGTCTGGCCGCCTTCGCCCGCCGCTATCCGGGAGATGATTGGGCCTCGACGCGCCGCCAGGTCATGGCCGACTATTTCTCCATCGTCAACCGAGACCTTTCGGAACAGCGGCGCATGAACTACGCCGTGTACGTCGATCGCTCGGCGGCCCAGTACGGCCTCGACCCCTTCGTCGTCGCCGCCGTCATGATCCACCGTTCGGGCCTGGACTGGCTCTCCAAGGGAGAGGGGGAGTACGGTCTGATGAGGGTGGACTGGACGGCGAACAAGGCCTGGATCGTCAAGGAGGATTCCCGCATCGACGAGCCCCGCATCCTGATGAAGCCCGTCCTGAACGTCCGCATGGGCTGCGCCCTCATGGCCGACAGGCTGACTCTCTCGGGTCGCAGCTACGACGAGATGGTCGCGCGCTTCTACGGCCGGGGCGGCCTCTCGGCCTCGTCGGAGATCGAGCGCCACTACCGCAACATGGCCCAGTCCTTCCGG
The DNA window shown above is from Aminithiophilus ramosus and carries:
- a CDS encoding lysozyme family protein, with translation MKKTTALVTLLVLLLSAAASGAEEILSLDRSRLAAFARRYPGDDWASTRRQVMADYFSIVNRDLSEQRRMNYAVYVDRSAAQYGLDPFVVAAVMIHRSGLDWLSKGEGEYGLMRVDWTANKAWIVKEDSRIDEPRILMKPVLNVRMGCALMADRLTLSGRSYDEMVARFYGRGGLSASSEIERHYRNMAQSFRESVEARRP
- a CDS encoding DUF2179 domain-containing protein, with protein sequence MEILFAAALIFLARVADVSMATVRMLLLVKGRRGIAAFVGFFEVSLYLLSLQYVLKAGLSSPLNFIAYAGGYATGNFMGSLLEEKLLSGHVLVEIIAHDVAGGACMANTLREAGFGTTVITGEGRNGPRLVLKVVCDRNDRHRVLAATKGCSAFVFVSDLKGVQGGHFQRKAK